CGACGCGGATCTGCATCCGGCCCAGGTGCTCGGGGCTGAGCTGCAGGCGCAGCTCGGACGGCTTGCCAGGCTCGCGTGCCGCCTGTTCGAAGGGGGTCTTGAGCGCCTCGCGCATGGGCAGGGTCTCGCTGCGCGGCGCGTCGCCCTCGATCACCCGTGCCTGCGGCTGCACGGCTTCGGCCGCCTGGATGGGGTGGTGCAGCTCCCAGGGACGCGCGGCTTCCGGGACGGCCGTCGCCTGAGCGGGGCTCGCCGTGGTGGTCACGGGCGCCTGCGCCTCGGCGGCCTTGGGCAGCGCCTCGGGGGCAGCGGCCTTGGCGTCGACGACGGGTGCCTGGGCCTCGCGCCGGAGCGCCGCTTCCAGGTGACGACGGTTCAGGGGGGCGTCGTGCCCCGTGAGGGTCATAGTCGCCTTGACGGTCTCGAGGGACTCGCTGACGTGCTGGCGCGCCACCGGCGCCACGGGCACCCGAGGCTTCTGCTCGGAGGCGGGCTGCTCCTCGGCATCGGCGGCTTCTTCGGGCAGCGCCTCGACCACGGTGGCTTCGAGCTCGGTCGCAGGCGCCACCGCCGCAGCAGCGGCCGCGTTCGCGAGCGCCGTGTCGGGAACCGGCATCTGGGCCTGCGGGATCGCAGGGGTCGGGCTCGGCGTCACCAGGTGAGCAAGCTCAGGCGTGGGGATCGCGAGCTGCGGCGCGGGCTGAACCAAGCTCGGCATCATCAGCTGAGGATCGAGCGTGGTAAGCAGCGGAAGGGCGGTCGGAACTTCGGCCTCGAGCGCGGGCTGCGCAGCCGGGGCAGCAGGGGCGACCGTCGAGGACTGGGCGCTGGCCGCTTCGGTCTTCGCAGGCTCCTGGCTCGGCTTGGCGTCGGGGGCCTTGGTGGCGGGCGCCGCCGGGCGGGGCGACTTGCGGTCGACGGGGCGGTCGGTGGGGCGCGCGGCCTCGGCGCGCCGGGCGCTGCGGTCCAGGGCGGTGGCGAAGCCGTCGCGGGGCGCGGCCTGAGGTGCGGTCTTGGAACGGGCAGGAGCGGTCTCGGCGCCCGGGAAGATCTGGATGGGTCGAGTCAACGGAGTTCC
Above is a window of bacterium DNA encoding:
- a CDS encoding flagellar hook-length control protein FliK, which encodes MTRPIQIFPGAETAPARSKTAPQAAPRDGFATALDRSARRAEAARPTDRPVDRKSPRPAAPATKAPDAKPSQEPAKTEAASAQSSTVAPAAPAAQPALEAEVPTALPLLTTLDPQLMMPSLVQPAPQLAIPTPELAHLVTPSPTPAIPQAQMPVPDTALANAAAAAAVAPATELEATVVEALPEEAADAEEQPASEQKPRVPVAPVARQHVSESLETVKATMTLTGHDAPLNRRHLEAALRREAQAPVVDAKAAAPEALPKAAEAQAPVTTTASPAQATAVPEAARPWELHHPIQAAEAVQPQARVIEGDAPRSETLPMREALKTPFEQAAREPGKPSELRLQLSPEHLGRMQIRVVSHQGTLSASIRVEHSATRDMMQVQMAELRQTLADQGIKIDRLEVNVGQDQRRPDQGFDLAGGWQQQAQQQSQQDGQARSRARGFGFDDAGELVEDASPEATPEGADLAATVDYQA